A window of Methanolobus sediminis contains these coding sequences:
- a CDS encoding NADH:flavin oxidoreductase, whose translation MLFEPIMLGNMEVPNRFARSATHEWMAEPDGTPTDRIGDMYEELARGEVGLIITGYTYVNPNGKSDNLQQGIYDDKFIGPYRKIISRVHEHGSKIVIQIVHGGRQTMMSAEYPIVLAPSAVTNKRNGMTPEEMTEEEVLQTIEDFANAARRAKEAGFDGVQLHAAHGFLLSNFISPYTNRRKDRWGGSTEKRTQIILDIINRIHEMIGDEFPILVKLNATDGFPEGTKNVLDAPECVEIAKILASNGVCAIEVSGGIVEAGQQMFRTKINNADAEAYYRDYSKMIKEAVDVPVMVVGGIRSKAVMEQMLDGEYADMVSLCRPLICEPDLVAKIKNGETEVAKCVSCNLCSDESGIKCNYNFDREQS comes from the coding sequence ATGTTGTTCGAACCTATTATGCTGGGGAATATGGAAGTACCCAATCGTTTTGCACGTTCTGCCACACATGAGTGGATGGCAGAGCCTGATGGCACGCCAACCGACAGGATTGGTGACATGTATGAAGAGCTTGCACGTGGAGAAGTCGGGCTCATAATCACCGGATATACATACGTGAATCCCAACGGGAAGAGTGACAATCTCCAGCAGGGAATCTATGATGATAAGTTCATAGGACCTTACAGGAAGATTATCTCAAGAGTACATGAACACGGAAGCAAGATCGTTATCCAGATAGTTCACGGTGGCAGACAGACCATGATGAGTGCAGAGTATCCGATAGTTCTCGCACCATCTGCTGTGACCAATAAAAGGAATGGCATGACTCCTGAGGAAATGACAGAGGAAGAAGTGCTTCAGACAATCGAGGACTTCGCCAACGCTGCAAGAAGGGCAAAGGAAGCCGGTTTTGACGGAGTTCAGTTACATGCAGCACATGGTTTCCTGCTCAGCAATTTTATTTCCCCATACACAAACAGGCGAAAGGACAGGTGGGGAGGTTCCACTGAGAAAAGGACGCAGATCATCCTTGACATAATCAACAGGATACACGAGATGATAGGTGATGAGTTCCCGATACTTGTCAAGCTCAATGCAACCGATGGTTTCCCCGAAGGCACAAAGAATGTTCTTGATGCACCGGAATGCGTTGAGATAGCAAAGATCCTTGCTTCAAACGGTGTCTGTGCAATAGAGGTCAGTGGTGGAATTGTTGAAGCAGGGCAGCAGATGTTCAGAACAAAGATCAATAATGCTGATGCAGAAGCATATTACAGGGATTATTCTAAAATGATAAAGGAAGCAGTGGATGTTCCTGTTATGGTTGTAGGCGGAATACGCTCAAAGGCTGTAATGGAACAGATGCTTGATGGAGAATATGCCGATATGGTATCTCTTTGCAGACCTCTCATTTGTGAACCTGATCTGGTGGCAAAGATTAAAAATGGAGAGACAGAGGTCGCAAAATGTGTATCATGCAACCTGTGTTCCGATGAAAGCGGTATAAAGTGCAATTACAATTTTGACCGCGAACAGTCATAA